In one window of Kosmotoga pacifica DNA:
- a CDS encoding YraN family protein — MSIKKGKHCEDVACAYLRKRGYKILARNVRYPFGELDIVAMKGKRLVFVEVKGGNPSFHPRTRVKEAKLRKIELAANRFVSDREQNFDECQLDVIEVLDNGEINHLEAIGRW, encoded by the coding sequence ATGAGTATCAAAAAAGGTAAACACTGTGAAGACGTCGCCTGCGCCTATCTTCGTAAGAGGGGATACAAGATTCTCGCCAGAAACGTGCGCTACCCTTTTGGAGAACTTGATATCGTTGCAATGAAGGGAAAGAGACTCGTTTTTGTGGAAGTCAAAGGCGGGAATCCCTCTTTTCATCCTCGTACCAGGGTGAAAGAAGCAAAGTTGAGAAAAATTGAACTCGCTGCTAACAGATTCGTCTCTGATAGAGAACAGAATTTTGATGAATGTCAGCTCGATGTGATTGAAGTATTGGATAATGGTGAGATAAATCATCTGGAAGCGATCGGAAGGTGGTAA
- a CDS encoding glycogen synthase — MKVLMVSYEVYPLAKVGGLADVVGSLPEYLKKQGIDVQIAMPYHRVVDAKAKTIEKTELVLNTEKLKENYPFEVYKTYLEAGDIPVFLLKNDRLIDSDDVYGGSDLALQALGFSSAVFQLVKILNPDIVHCNDWQTGMVPVFLKTFMNEETPKTLLTIHNLGYQGTFDRYYYELSGLPEIYWEKGYVSTGGMFNFLKSGIVFSDFVSTVSPSYAEEIKTEEYGMGLNTLLLRLGERLVGIINGIDYSEYDPATDKRIPANFCLEDLSGKKECKKVLQEELGLACSEKPLIGLISRLVDQKGLDILAQVTEDLMKHDLQLVILGTGEERYEKMFKMLAAKFPGKVSANITFDINLAQKIYAGSDMFLMPSKYEPCGLGQMFAMRYGTVPIVRFTGGLKDTVKEFNFETEEGNGFGFYEYESIKLKEAIERALRAYNSEKWSTIVKNAMKTDCSWEKSAGEYKKLYKRILKSERRPIDA; from the coding sequence GTGAAAGTATTGATGGTTTCATACGAAGTTTATCCTCTCGCGAAAGTCGGTGGACTGGCTGATGTGGTGGGTAGTCTGCCGGAATATCTCAAGAAGCAAGGGATAGACGTACAGATTGCGATGCCATACCACAGAGTTGTGGACGCAAAAGCGAAGACAATAGAAAAGACTGAGCTGGTTCTGAACACTGAAAAACTCAAGGAAAATTATCCTTTTGAGGTATATAAGACTTATCTGGAGGCCGGCGATATTCCCGTGTTTTTACTTAAAAACGATAGGTTGATCGATTCCGATGATGTTTATGGAGGTAGTGATCTTGCACTTCAAGCTTTAGGCTTTTCCAGTGCTGTTTTTCAACTGGTGAAAATCCTGAATCCTGATATAGTACATTGCAATGACTGGCAAACTGGAATGGTTCCCGTATTTCTAAAAACTTTTATGAATGAGGAGACTCCGAAGACACTACTAACAATACACAATCTCGGTTATCAGGGTACTTTCGATAGATACTATTACGAGCTTTCAGGCTTGCCAGAAATTTACTGGGAAAAAGGTTATGTTTCTACGGGAGGAATGTTCAATTTCCTCAAGTCGGGAATAGTCTTTTCAGACTTTGTAAGCACTGTGAGTCCCTCCTATGCCGAGGAAATCAAAACTGAGGAATACGGAATGGGGCTTAACACATTGCTTTTGAGGCTTGGTGAGAGACTTGTGGGAATCATTAACGGAATAGATTACTCGGAATATGATCCAGCCACAGATAAAAGAATACCAGCCAACTTTTGTCTTGAAGACCTTTCGGGAAAGAAGGAGTGTAAAAAAGTTTTACAAGAAGAACTCGGTCTGGCATGTTCTGAAAAACCACTCATTGGTTTGATATCAAGGCTGGTCGATCAAAAGGGCCTCGATATTCTGGCTCAAGTCACTGAGGACCTCATGAAACACGATTTGCAGTTGGTGATTCTGGGAACTGGTGAGGAACGTTATGAGAAGATGTTTAAAATGCTTGCTGCAAAATTTCCGGGAAAAGTTTCGGCGAATATAACCTTTGATATAAATCTCGCACAGAAGATATACGCAGGAAGTGATATGTTTCTAATGCCCTCGAAGTACGAACCTTGCGGATTGGGGCAGATGTTTGCGATGAGGTACGGTACAGTCCCCATAGTGAGGTTCACGGGAGGCTTGAAGGATACAGTTAAGGAGTTTAACTTTGAAACAGAAGAGGGAAATGGTTTTGGCTTTTATGAATACGAATCGATTAAACTCAAAGAAGCCATTGAGAGGGCATTACGTGCTTATAATTCAGAAAAATGGTCGACTATTGTTAAGAACGCCATGAAAACAGACTGTTCATGGGAAAAATCCGCGGGCGAATATAAAAAGCTTTACAAAAGAATTCTGAAATCCGAGAGGAGGCCCATTGATGCCTGA
- the truA gene encoding tRNA pseudouridine(38-40) synthase TruA: MKRFAAVVAYDGTDFFGFQVQPNQRTVQGVIEDALFKIHKQEVRTDAAGRTDTGVHGYGQVVAFNSSLDRLSAETMKDALNANLPADVYVRKVHEVGKDFSPRFHAKRRIYHYYILNTPEPDLFKRRYTWWFPYQLDIEKMRQGAKFLIGEHDFAAFRTGKDDRTTIRTITSIRILRLKKDVILFRVEGISFLRRMVRNIVGALVRVGTESLSPETVKLILESKDRSKLPSSAPPQGLVLYKVLFNEFET; encoded by the coding sequence ATGAAAAGGTTCGCCGCTGTTGTCGCATATGATGGGACGGACTTCTTTGGCTTTCAAGTGCAACCGAACCAGCGAACTGTACAGGGAGTCATTGAAGACGCGCTTTTCAAAATACACAAGCAAGAGGTCAGAACGGATGCCGCTGGTCGAACGGACACGGGAGTTCATGGATACGGCCAGGTTGTAGCTTTCAATTCTTCGCTGGACAGATTGTCTGCCGAAACGATGAAAGACGCTCTGAATGCGAACCTACCGGCTGATGTCTACGTCAGAAAAGTTCATGAAGTCGGTAAGGATTTCAGTCCACGCTTCCATGCAAAGAGAAGAATCTACCATTATTACATCCTGAATACCCCAGAACCCGATCTTTTCAAGAGAAGGTACACCTGGTGGTTTCCGTATCAACTCGATATTGAAAAGATGAGGCAGGGAGCAAAATTCCTGATAGGGGAGCATGACTTTGCCGCTTTCCGGACCGGAAAAGATGACAGGACAACAATCAGAACGATAACCAGCATTAGAATTTTGAGACTTAAAAAGGATGTAATTCTGTTCAGAGTGGAAGGGATTTCTTTCCTTCGAAGGATGGTACGTAATATCGTTGGCGCTCTCGTCCGGGTGGGGACGGAAAGCCTTTCGCCGGAAACGGTGAAGCTGATCCTTGAATCAAAAGACAGATCAAAGCTTCCGAGTTCTGCTCCTCCTCAGGGTCTGGTATTGTATAAGGTGTTGTTCAATGAATTCGAAACTTAG
- a CDS encoding MBL fold metallo-hydrolase, with amino-acid sequence MEFELLFSGSVIYVSGVIDAPTSSAVLLKDSERVVVIDPGGFPSLKALESSLSKVGVAPEEVTDVLLTHFHLDHAFNSIFFKNATIRLHKNYATRNYRAFGPVIGQMYSMVLDSWKRIEPFESGMLWDTVEIIETPFHSREHVSFLARTRNAGNVLIFGDLCDRQFRFYEMRKGMRTDEAAKIALELYDRADTIVFSHDLPIIKG; translated from the coding sequence ATGGAGTTTGAACTTCTCTTTTCAGGAAGCGTCATTTACGTTTCCGGAGTGATCGATGCTCCCACAAGCAGCGCTGTTCTCCTGAAAGACAGCGAGAGAGTTGTGGTGATTGACCCGGGTGGATTTCCTTCTCTCAAAGCTCTCGAGAGTTCTCTCAGTAAAGTAGGAGTGGCTCCTGAAGAGGTTACCGATGTTTTGCTCACACATTTCCACCTCGATCATGCCTTCAATTCTATCTTCTTCAAGAATGCTACAATAAGGCTTCACAAAAACTACGCCACGCGTAATTATAGGGCTTTCGGTCCGGTGATCGGCCAGATGTATTCGATGGTACTCGATAGCTGGAAAAGGATTGAGCCTTTCGAATCAGGAATGTTGTGGGATACTGTGGAAATCATAGAAACGCCATTCCATTCTAGGGAACATGTCTCCTTCCTTGCCAGAACTAGGAATGCCGGAAATGTATTAATATTCGGCGATTTGTGTGATAGACAGTTCAGGTTCTACGAAATGCGGAAAGGCATGAGAACAGACGAAGCCGCAAAGATAGCCCTTGAACTTTATGATAGAGCCGATACCATTGTCTTTTCCCATGATCTTCCCATAATTAAGGGGTGA
- a CDS encoding TlyA family RNA methyltransferase translates to MNSKLRLDELLVERGYFPSRSKAVEAIKSGKVLVKGETVRKPGKRIAKDTELELTESKFIVSRAYYKLEKALEVFKVPIENARVCDLGASTGGFTQLLLERGAKVVFAVDVGTAQLHPSLKSDMRVVSLENTDARSITKKTLDGEVDLVTVDLSFISITKVIDSIADILRPGGHCVSLIKPQFESGPGVSKKGVVHDMVVHEGVLANVIKAFQKTGFSIKGLTFSPVKGKSGNIEYIIHAVKGDTKMAKLDIEGLVKEAFKILSPKR, encoded by the coding sequence ATGAATTCGAAACTTAGGCTTGATGAACTTCTTGTGGAAAGGGGATACTTCCCGTCACGTTCAAAAGCAGTTGAAGCAATAAAATCAGGGAAAGTACTGGTAAAGGGAGAAACAGTAAGAAAACCAGGCAAAAGAATCGCAAAAGACACGGAGCTGGAACTGACGGAATCCAAATTCATCGTGAGCAGGGCTTATTACAAGCTCGAAAAAGCACTTGAAGTCTTTAAAGTACCGATAGAGAATGCGCGCGTCTGCGATCTTGGAGCTTCCACAGGTGGTTTTACCCAGCTGCTTTTAGAGAGGGGTGCCAAGGTTGTGTTCGCTGTCGATGTGGGTACTGCCCAGCTCCATCCATCGTTGAAGAGTGATATGCGGGTAGTATCTTTGGAAAACACCGATGCTAGATCGATCACCAAGAAAACCCTCGACGGTGAAGTCGATCTCGTAACGGTAGATCTTTCTTTCATTTCTATAACGAAGGTGATCGACAGTATTGCGGACATTTTGAGACCGGGAGGGCACTGCGTTAGCCTTATAAAGCCACAGTTTGAATCAGGACCGGGTGTGTCAAAGAAAGGTGTGGTTCATGATATGGTTGTGCATGAGGGAGTACTTGCAAATGTCATTAAGGCTTTTCAGAAAACAGGATTTAGCATAAAGGGTCTCACATTTTCTCCTGTGAAAGGGAAAAGTGGTAACATTGAATATATTATTCATGCGGTAAAAGGTGATACTAAAATGGCGAAATTGGATATAGAAGGCCTTGTAAAAGAAGCTTTCAAAATTCTGTCCCCGAAAAGGTGA
- a CDS encoding phospho-sugar mutase, protein MERNREEIFKEYQRWLHDANPEIVKELGRFTEDQIIDSFFKDLEFGTGGMRGIIGAGTNRINIHTVARATQGFSNWLNKNYSTPSVVIAYDTRRMSREFAQTAAKVLSANNIKTYLFTEPTPTPVLSFAVRELKCSGGIVITASHNPPEYNGFKVYTHDGTQAVPRYAKAITEEVDKVDFFVELVGNEEFIEEVPQSVMDSFQDHIIRLISELLEIHACEPGALRVLYTPLHGTGFKPVVMVLEKLGFKVDVIQEQCMPDGNFPTVNYPNPEDPEAFNLALKRPEVNADIIIATDPDCDRMGLMCRCEDGYTSITGNQMGVIMLEFLLETLKDRLPNDTFVVKTIVTTDLAKAIAKRYDVEIKETLTGFKFIGELIEKSAVEGSGTFLFGFEESYGYLYGTHARDKDAVVASALAATVAASLKKEGVTLIDFLKSIYEKYGYYIEDLKNFTFKGIKGAKKITRIMEMLRNATPKEVAGRKLLDFKDYREGLAGLPPSNVIEMVYEDELKLIARPSGTEPKIKFYLMTRDTSEENAKAKLELLKKHVERIVES, encoded by the coding sequence GTGGAGAGAAACAGAGAAGAGATATTCAAAGAATACCAGAGATGGCTTCATGACGCGAATCCCGAGATAGTCAAAGAGCTCGGACGGTTTACAGAGGATCAGATAATTGATAGTTTCTTTAAAGACCTCGAGTTTGGTACAGGTGGAATGAGAGGTATCATTGGAGCCGGAACGAACAGAATAAACATACACACCGTAGCAAGGGCTACACAAGGCTTTTCCAACTGGCTCAATAAGAATTACTCTACTCCATCGGTCGTGATCGCTTATGATACAAGGAGAATGTCTAGAGAATTCGCGCAAACCGCAGCGAAAGTGCTTTCCGCCAATAATATAAAGACATATCTTTTTACTGAACCAACGCCGACCCCTGTTCTGAGTTTTGCGGTGCGAGAATTGAAGTGTAGCGGAGGGATTGTTATCACTGCCAGCCATAACCCTCCCGAATACAACGGTTTTAAGGTTTACACTCATGACGGTACGCAAGCTGTCCCCCGCTATGCCAAGGCGATAACAGAAGAAGTCGACAAGGTCGATTTTTTTGTTGAACTCGTCGGGAATGAAGAGTTCATCGAGGAAGTTCCGCAAAGTGTTATGGATAGCTTTCAAGATCATATAATTCGACTCATAAGTGAACTTCTGGAAATACACGCCTGTGAACCTGGAGCATTGCGTGTTCTCTACACACCATTACATGGCACAGGCTTCAAACCCGTTGTAATGGTTCTCGAGAAGTTGGGTTTTAAGGTTGATGTTATTCAAGAACAATGTATGCCAGATGGGAATTTCCCAACGGTCAACTATCCAAACCCAGAAGATCCCGAAGCTTTCAATCTTGCCCTCAAACGCCCTGAAGTCAACGCGGATATTATCATCGCTACGGACCCAGATTGTGACAGGATGGGATTGATGTGTCGCTGCGAAGATGGTTATACCTCTATCACCGGTAATCAGATGGGTGTGATAATGCTTGAATTTTTGTTAGAAACCCTGAAAGACCGATTACCCAACGACACGTTTGTTGTAAAAACGATAGTAACCACAGACCTGGCAAAAGCTATCGCTAAAAGGTATGATGTGGAAATAAAGGAGACCCTGACAGGCTTCAAATTCATAGGAGAACTCATAGAAAAATCTGCCGTTGAGGGAAGTGGTACGTTCCTTTTTGGCTTTGAAGAGAGTTATGGCTATCTTTATGGTACCCATGCGAGAGATAAGGACGCGGTTGTAGCCTCAGCTCTCGCTGCGACGGTTGCTGCATCGCTCAAAAAAGAAGGCGTTACGTTGATAGACTTTCTGAAGTCCATATATGAAAAGTATGGTTACTACATCGAAGATCTTAAAAATTTCACATTCAAAGGTATAAAGGGTGCTAAAAAGATCACGCGCATCATGGAGATGTTGAGAAATGCCACACCAAAAGAAGTAGCCGGTAGAAAATTGCTGGACTTTAAAGATTATAGAGAAGGACTCGCAGGACTTCCGCCATCTAATGTTATTGAAATGGTTTACGAAGATGAATTGAAATTGATTGCCAGGCCGTCTGGAACAGAACCAAAGATAAAGTTCTATTTGATGACAAGGGATACCAGTGAAGAAAACGCAAAGGCCAAACTCGAACTCCTGAAAAAGCACGTGGAAAGGATTGTTGAATCATGA
- the prfB gene encoding peptide chain release factor 2, whose amino-acid sequence MLSYETNSRINELKEKFKSIRSTIDLEKTKARLTEIEEKLSDPSIWADRKTAGRLGQEAQSLRSQLQLLGEAEETFENIEIAAELAEEDESFIEQVDKLLKDAERKVREFELNILLSSPYDPNNAFLSIHPGAGGTESQDWASMLLRMYTRWAEKNGYKVNIIEHQPGDEAGIKSATIQIVGPYAYGKLKYESGVHRLVRISPFDANHRRHTSFASVSVSPEMEDDVEIEIQPEELRIDTYRAGGAGGQHVNRTESAVRITHLPTGIVVTCQNERSQHQNKATAMKILKAKLFELELEKKRKEKMKLLGEQKDIAWGSQIRSYVFQPYTMVKDHRTQHETGDIQAVMDGEIDSFIEKELLFFASIEKNTE is encoded by the coding sequence ATGCTCAGCTATGAGACAAACTCGAGGATCAACGAGCTAAAAGAGAAGTTTAAATCGATACGTTCTACGATTGATCTGGAAAAAACAAAGGCAAGATTAACAGAGATAGAAGAAAAACTTTCCGACCCGTCCATCTGGGCTGATCGGAAAACTGCTGGCAGACTTGGGCAGGAAGCTCAATCCCTGAGGAGCCAGCTTCAACTGCTCGGAGAAGCTGAAGAAACTTTTGAAAACATAGAGATCGCAGCGGAACTGGCAGAAGAAGATGAGAGTTTTATTGAGCAGGTCGATAAACTATTAAAGGATGCGGAAAGGAAAGTAAGAGAATTCGAGCTCAACATTTTGTTGAGTTCTCCGTATGATCCTAACAACGCTTTTTTGAGCATACATCCCGGGGCAGGAGGAACAGAATCCCAGGACTGGGCATCTATGCTTTTGAGGATGTACACTCGATGGGCTGAAAAGAATGGTTACAAGGTAAACATCATTGAGCATCAACCCGGTGATGAGGCGGGTATAAAAAGCGCGACAATACAGATCGTGGGACCATATGCATATGGCAAGCTGAAATATGAATCCGGAGTTCACCGTCTTGTGAGGATATCGCCTTTCGATGCAAATCATAGGAGACACACTTCCTTTGCCTCTGTTAGTGTATCGCCTGAAATGGAAGATGATGTGGAAATTGAGATTCAGCCGGAAGAACTACGTATCGACACTTATAGAGCCGGCGGCGCGGGTGGACAACATGTTAATAGAACGGAATCCGCTGTACGAATAACCCATCTTCCCACAGGAATCGTTGTAACCTGTCAAAATGAGCGATCTCAGCATCAAAACAAGGCCACAGCTATGAAAATACTGAAGGCGAAACTCTTTGAACTGGAACTTGAAAAGAAGAGAAAAGAAAAGATGAAGCTCCTTGGTGAACAGAAAGATATCGCATGGGGAAGCCAGATAAGATCTTATGTTTTCCAACCGTACACAATGGTCAAAGACCACAGAACCCAACATGAAACTGGTGATATACAGGCCGTAATGGATGGTGAAATCGATTCCTTTATCGAAAAAGAACTCCTTTTCTTCGCATCAATTGAGAAAAACACAGAGTGA
- the gatC gene encoding Asp-tRNA(Asn)/Glu-tRNA(Gln) amidotransferase subunit GatC, whose translation MNIHVDEKLLIHLESLAKLELKPKERQKLMKDIAKILDYMSLIDEVDVSEYEEMFTPVEDNLDLRTDEQMTFEHTDDLVALFPDREDKQLKVPKIY comes from the coding sequence ATGAATATCCATGTGGACGAAAAATTGCTGATACACCTTGAGTCCCTAGCTAAATTAGAACTAAAACCAAAAGAGCGACAAAAATTGATGAAAGACATTGCCAAGATCCTTGATTATATGTCTCTGATCGATGAGGTCGACGTTAGCGAATATGAAGAGATGTTCACACCAGTAGAGGATAATCTGGATCTCAGAACAGACGAACAGATGACTTTCGAACATACAGATGATCTTGTAGCCCTCTTTCCGGATAGAGAGGACAAACAGTTAAAAGTCCCAAAGATCTACTGA
- the galT gene encoding galactose-1-phosphate uridylyltransferase, whose translation MPELRKDPVLKRWVIIATERSKRPHDFKKTLEEPGGAFCPFDYGNEHTTPPEIISFRGKDTKPNEPGWWIRVVPNKFPALNPELEPEKFGHGMYDVIKGFGTHEVIIETPEHNQNLATLPLKQVKEVIWAYKYRFNELEKDPRINYVLIFKNHGKEAGASLQHPHSQLIATPIVPKRVIEEIEGSYDYYKFKERCVYCDMLNQEYLEKTRMVEENKLFLAFEPFAARFPFETWILPKAHRFNFGEIEGEEVEQFAQILKNTLYRIYKALDNPPFNFMLHTGIAGMEGEKHYHWHLEIVPRLTRVAGFEWGSGFYINPTPPEYAAKYLREVEMPEEDE comes from the coding sequence ATGCCTGAACTTAGGAAAGACCCGGTTCTGAAACGTTGGGTCATAATTGCAACGGAACGTTCAAAAAGACCGCATGATTTCAAAAAAACATTAGAGGAACCTGGAGGAGCCTTCTGCCCTTTTGATTATGGAAATGAACATACCACACCACCTGAAATAATATCCTTCAGAGGTAAGGATACTAAGCCCAACGAACCGGGTTGGTGGATAAGGGTTGTTCCAAATAAATTTCCAGCTCTGAATCCGGAACTCGAACCAGAGAAGTTTGGACATGGAATGTACGATGTGATAAAGGGTTTTGGAACACACGAGGTAATCATCGAGACGCCTGAACACAATCAAAACCTGGCAACACTCCCATTGAAACAGGTTAAGGAAGTCATTTGGGCGTACAAATACAGGTTCAACGAGCTCGAGAAGGATCCAAGAATAAATTATGTTCTCATTTTTAAGAATCACGGCAAGGAAGCAGGAGCTTCATTGCAACATCCCCACAGTCAGTTAATAGCTACTCCCATCGTACCGAAAAGAGTTATAGAGGAAATCGAAGGGAGTTACGATTATTACAAGTTCAAGGAACGCTGTGTATACTGCGACATGTTGAATCAGGAATATCTCGAAAAGACGCGAATGGTTGAGGAAAATAAACTTTTCCTCGCTTTTGAACCCTTTGCAGCAAGATTTCCTTTTGAGACGTGGATCCTCCCCAAAGCACACAGATTCAACTTTGGTGAGATAGAAGGTGAGGAGGTAGAACAATTTGCCCAGATATTGAAAAACACATTATACAGAATCTACAAAGCTCTCGATAATCCGCCATTTAACTTTATGTTACATACTGGAATTGCGGGTATGGAAGGAGAAAAGCATTATCATTGGCATCTCGAGATTGTACCGCGGTTGACAAGGGTCGCAGGGTTTGAGTGGGGATCCGGTTTTTATATAAATCCAACACCACCGGAATATGCTGCCAAATACCTGAGAGAGGTTGAAATGCCTGAGGAGGATGAATGA
- the secA gene encoding preprotein translocase subunit SecA, with translation MSIMSSLFDKNKRILKKYAAVVNKVNAYAAEMESLPAEKFPQKTAEFKERLKKGEPLDSLLPEAFALVREAAKRTVGMRHFDVQVMGAIALHEGKIAEMKTGEGKTLVATMPMYLNALSGKGAHLATVNDYLAKRDANWMGPVYEYLGLTVGYIQASMEPSKRKLAYQCDITYGTANEFGFDYLRDNLVYDLESKVQRGHHYVIVDEADSILIDEARTPLIISGPSSDSSAMYRQFAFIAKRFNQDEDFTVSEKERTVNLTDKGIEKAEKLLNLDNLYDPDNYRYLFHLLNALKARTLFKKDVDYIVKDGEVIIVDEFTGRLLPGRRYSEGLHQAIEAKEGVKIREESVTFATITFQNYFKMYEKIAGMTGTAATEEAEFISIYGTEVVVIPTNKPVVRKDLNDLIYRTTKEKYEAIVNEIVQRYKKGQPVLVGTTSIEKSELLSNMLRKKGIPHQVLNAKHHEREAEIVAKAGEKGMVTIATNMAGRGTDIKLGEGVKELGGLFVLGTERHESRRIDNQLIGRSGRQGDPGESRFFLSLEDDLIRLFGGEKIGTVMNTLKMQPGEPIEHPLLSRIINSAQKKIEGIHFSIRKRLYELDSVVDKQRGAIYAHRNWLLKGEDLDNHVKEIFEDVISRRLDELEEVPSPEELKEMFSFIPATILDSVMADNLRELREKLLDILLKVYDEKKEQFGEEFGKVFKYLMLRMIDERWRKHLEAIEHLKDSVGLRAYGQKDPVIEFKKESYMLFQDMIDGLYDDVVTVLTRLVRIDSEKVEKKAKSEINNLNFVHSDFSALSRSASEKKNSQKNAYKKRFKIKR, from the coding sequence ATGAGCATCATGAGCTCATTGTTTGATAAGAACAAGAGAATTTTGAAAAAATATGCCGCTGTAGTGAATAAGGTAAACGCATATGCGGCTGAAATGGAATCACTACCTGCTGAGAAGTTCCCTCAGAAGACAGCTGAATTTAAAGAAAGACTCAAAAAAGGTGAACCCCTTGATTCCCTGCTCCCGGAAGCATTTGCGCTGGTGAGGGAAGCTGCAAAACGAACTGTGGGGATGAGGCATTTTGACGTACAGGTGATGGGTGCCATCGCTCTGCATGAAGGAAAGATCGCCGAAATGAAGACGGGAGAAGGTAAAACCCTTGTGGCTACCATGCCCATGTATCTGAATGCTTTATCAGGTAAAGGGGCACATCTCGCAACAGTAAACGATTATCTGGCCAAAAGGGACGCTAACTGGATGGGACCCGTTTACGAATACCTTGGACTCACCGTTGGTTATATACAAGCGTCAATGGAACCAAGCAAGAGAAAACTCGCTTACCAGTGTGATATCACCTATGGCACAGCAAATGAATTTGGTTTTGATTATCTCAGAGATAACCTGGTATATGATCTGGAAAGCAAAGTGCAAAGGGGACATCATTACGTTATTGTTGATGAGGCAGATAGTATTCTGATAGATGAAGCCAGAACACCCTTGATTATATCAGGCCCCTCGTCTGATTCTTCCGCGATGTATCGGCAATTCGCTTTCATAGCCAAGAGATTCAACCAAGATGAAGACTTCACTGTAAGTGAAAAAGAACGCACGGTAAATCTTACTGATAAGGGTATAGAGAAGGCCGAAAAGCTTTTGAATCTTGACAATCTCTATGACCCCGACAATTACAGATACCTCTTCCATCTACTCAATGCGCTCAAGGCGCGTACACTTTTTAAAAAAGACGTGGACTATATTGTGAAAGATGGAGAAGTTATCATTGTTGACGAGTTCACAGGCCGACTTTTGCCTGGCAGGAGGTATAGCGAAGGGCTGCATCAGGCTATCGAGGCTAAGGAAGGCGTTAAGATCCGGGAAGAGAGTGTGACTTTTGCCACCATAACTTTTCAGAACTATTTCAAAATGTATGAGAAGATCGCCGGAATGACCGGAACAGCTGCTACCGAAGAAGCGGAGTTTATCTCGATTTATGGGACAGAAGTTGTGGTCATTCCCACGAACAAACCGGTTGTTAGGAAAGATTTGAATGACCTAATATACAGAACAACTAAAGAAAAGTATGAAGCCATCGTTAACGAAATCGTACAGAGGTACAAGAAGGGGCAGCCTGTACTCGTCGGAACGACATCGATTGAGAAAAGTGAGCTGCTGAGCAATATGTTAAGGAAAAAGGGTATTCCCCATCAGGTTCTGAACGCTAAACACCATGAGCGAGAAGCTGAGATCGTCGCCAAAGCAGGAGAAAAAGGCATGGTGACAATAGCCACCAACATGGCTGGAAGGGGAACAGACATAAAACTCGGAGAAGGAGTCAAGGAGCTTGGGGGACTCTTCGTGCTTGGAACGGAGAGGCACGAAAGCCGAAGAATTGACAACCAGCTCATCGGACGTTCTGGAAGGCAGGGCGATCCGGGTGAGTCAAGGTTCTTCCTCTCACTGGAGGACGATCTCATAAGACTCTTCGGTGGAGAGAAGATAGGGACTGTAATGAACACGTTGAAGATGCAGCCGGGGGAGCCGATAGAGCATCCTCTCCTAAGCCGGATAATAAACTCGGCGCAGAAAAAAATCGAGGGTATTCATTTCTCCATAAGGAAGAGGCTCTACGAACTGGACTCTGTTGTTGATAAACAGAGGGGAGCCATATATGCTCATCGTAATTGGTTACTCAAAGGAGAAGATCTCGATAATCACGTAAAAGAGATATTTGAAGACGTTATATCCAGACGACTGGATGAACTGGAGGAAGTGCCGTCACCTGAAGAGTTGAAAGAAATGTTCTCATTCATTCCTGCGACGATACTGGATTCTGTCATGGCTGATAACCTCAGGGAGTTGAGAGAAAAACTCCTTGATATCCTCTTAAAGGTATACGACGAAAAGAAAGAACAGTTTGGTGAGGAATTCGGAAAAGTATTCAAATATCTCATGCTAAGGATGATAGATGAACGCTGGAGGAAGCATCTTGAGGCCATAGAGCATTTGAAAGACTCTGTTGGTTTAAGAGCTTACGGGCAGAAAGATCCTGTGATAGAATTCAAAAAGGAATCTTACATGCTCTTTCAGGATATGATAGATGGCCTTTATGATGATGTAGTCACAGTCCTCACCCGCCTTGTCAGAATAGACAGCGAAAAGGTGGAGAAAAAAGCAAAGAGTGAGATAAACAACTTGAACTTTGTCCATTCTGATTTTTCAGCGTTGTCGCGGTCTGCTTCGGAAAAGAAAAACTCTCAGAAGAATGCATATAAGAAACGATTTAAGATAAAGAGGTAA